The sequence GAGCAGATTCGCCGGTTCCGCATCGGTTACGCTGTTCGCCCCGGTTCCGTCAAGGTAAAATCGGTTGCCATCGGCATCTTCACCCTGAAATGCGCCCGTAATGGATACCGGCAGGCCGATGTTACTGGTATAGATCAGATCCAGGGAGGCATCTGAAAATTCAATGCCGCTCAGTTTTTCCGAAATGTCACGAATGCCGTCAATATCGATAACTTCCGGTTCCGTCTCGTTCTGCAGGTCCAGGCTATCTCCGTTATCCGGATCATTATCATTTAAAAGGGCTCGCTGAATCGCAGGGACGCCAAATGCCTCTGAAATGATAAGATTTTCAATGCGGATATCTGCGTCAACCCTGTCGGTTTCGTTCAGTGTTCGAACAGAATTTGTCCCCTCAAGGGTGTTTTCTGTTTCTGCCAGCAGGTTGTATTCAAGCGTGTTGTTTTCTGCAAAAATACGGTATCCAGAAAGGTCGGTTGTTCTGCTTACAGGCACCGTATTATTGGCAGGAATGGCATCAGCGCCATCCAGAAGGATTACCAGGCTGTCAGCATCTGAAAATGCGGGTCCCTGCCGGATGCCCGGAAAACTGATCTGCAGCGTGGATATCTCAAGATCGATTGAGTTAATAATATTGTCGATCAACAGCATCCCGCTTTCAATCTCCGCATAGTGTGCGGGTGTGGTGAATAAAAACTCCTGGGTGTCGGGCTGAACGGTTCCGCCGAAGGTAAAGCTCTGTGAGGGGACACGGGCACTCACCTGTGAAGCTCTCAGGCTGCTGCCTGAAACATCTCTTACAATGAGGCTTCCCGGATCATCCTGCATGGTTTGAGCAGACCATGAGATCTCAACATCGGCATTCAGGGCTGTCAGAAATACCTCCGGATCCACACCCGGATTATCCACAAGTACAAGCTCTTCTGTTTGCTCTGAATTGTGTGTAAGGTTCAGAAATTCAACAGAGCCTGCGGGTACGGTGTCACTATAAAGTGTCAGGGTAAGTGTGTCAATGTTTAATCCCAAACTGTTCTGAATGGTTATGCGAACAGCTCCCTGCCTTATGCTTGCTGAAACAAAATAATCAGTATCAAAGCTGATATTAATGGGAAAAGGGCTTTGTCCCCCGGGTACCGGATCTCCCTGGGAGGGTGCAGCAGGCAATCCTGTAAGGTCGCTGAAATTGGCCTCCCCAACCGAACCGTTCTGATTCTGTGATGAAAAGTCAGTAATGTCGATTTCACCTACTTCGGCTGACAGGGATACGGCATCGACGGCCAGTACAGGAACAAGGTCTTCCAGCTCTGGAAAAGTAAAGGTCTCATCTTTGATCAGGGTAATAAATGCATCGCCATCCGTCGAAAACAAGTCCTGATAATTCCCGGATGTGGTATCAATCAGTGAACCCTCCCCGCCAAGGAACTGAAAACGGGTCTCGGCAATCAATGGTGCATCTACACGCGTAGACAGGGAAAAGTCTGGTTCTCCGGGTGTTTCACACTGAATGAAAAAAAGCGCGGATAAAAATAATATCAGGCCATTGCGGCGTAAACTGTTCATGTAGATTTGTACTGATTGTAGACGATAACAATTCCTGAACCTTTTATCGGCAGGAAATCTGCAGATGTTAATACCTATTGGGAAAGGATGTACTTCTACTGAAAATGTTTCATCTCTTTCTTAAAGTCTTCGTCAGATAGCAGTCCCTGCTGCCACAGACCGGTCAAATAGTCCCTCTTGTCAAGCGTACCCGGATTTTGTGATGCTGCTTTCTCTTTTTTCTCCGGTTTCTCTTCAATCCGTCTGCGTTCCGCTTCAGCTGCACGGCGTATGAGTTCTGCAAGCTGCCCGGGTTCCTCCTGCCCGATAAGTGTTGCGGTCCTCGCTTTTGTTTTAATGACCACATTGCCCGTTCCGGTGATTTTTTCATTCAGTCCCCTGAAAACCCCGGTCTCCACAATACTTGCCAGGTCAATGTTTTCCGTAACGGAAGAGTCTTTAAGTGTTATTCTGTGGTCGGTAATGATGTAGGAAATGGATTGATGGGTCGTATAGAACCGATACAGCAGGTAGATGCCGATACCAAAAACCGGTATCAGCAGTACAGCCAGCAAGTACCACCATAAAAGGGATTTATGAGAAGGTTTTAGTATGATCTTCTTTTCATTAGTACTCATAGGTAGTAATGGCTGTTTAGGTTGGATTGTATCGGGGAAACTTCGTGAAATGAATTTCCAATTTCCATTAGCTCCGGAATCTGCCGGCAGGAGACGATTTTGGCTTTGAATTCACACATGATTCACAAAATTCTCGTTCCTTTTTCCTATCTTTGAGGCTAACCAAAATTACCTGATAAACCGTTTCATACCCCTTGAAAGCCTGGAAATACATTGTCGCTGGTTGGATGACCCTGGTGATTGTTCTCGGTTTTTCGATTGAGATCCCTCAAATCGATATTCTGGAGCAGACGGCCCGGAACCTGTTTCTGCATGTGCCTATGTGGTTTACAATGATGGTGGCTTTCGCCATGGCTTTTTACTACAGCGTCAGGTATCTGAATGACGAACACATGAAATGGGACAGGAAGGCGGAAACGGCAACGGCTGTCGGCCTTGTATTTGGAATATGCGGCCTGCTCACGGGTTCACTCTGGGCACGTTTTACCTGGGGTACATGGTGGACGTTTGCAGAACCCCGGATGAATTTGTCTGCACTTGCCATGCTCATTTTTGTAGCCTATTTCATTTTAAGATCCGCTTTTACCGATGAGGAAAAAAAAGCAAAGATCTCTGCAGTTTATAATATTTTCGGAGTCACCACGATTCCGTTTCTGCTTTACATTATACCGCGGCAGCTTCCAAGCCTGCATCCTGGAGCTGAGGGAAATCCCGCGTTCAGTGAGATCACCGCACCTGAATTACGGCTGATTTTTTATCCTGCCGTAATCGGCTTTATTGGAATTGCCGTTTGGCTCATGGACATTGTGAATCGCTACAAGCAGGTCAAGGAATTATCGGAATCAGGGCTATGAAAAATATGTTTGCACAAGAAGAATCGCCGGTACGCGTTGATACTCTCACGGAAAGCTATTCCGGCCGCTGGGAAGGCACGGAGGGTGTCGAAGAATCTTCGGCATTTATCCAGTTTATGGCTTCCGACGATCTGATCTGGGTCGTGCTCGGGGTAAGTCTGATTATCTGGTTTGTGCTGCTCTTCTTTATGATAAGAGTAGACAAAAAGGTGTCAAAACTTGAGAAAACGGTTACACAATCACAACATGACGAACCTGCCGGTTCGGAAAAAGAAATTGAAGGTAAAGAATCATGAAACCTAAATTGATCTTAGGTATTCTGGCCATCGTGCTGTTTACGTCACTGCTTATGTATAATTTTGGAAACAGCATAAGTACCTATGTGAATTTTGAACAGGCTGAAAACAGAGCCACATCTCACGTGGTGGGAACATGGGACGACAGCCGTGATTATGGTTTTTCAAGAGACACCATGCAGTTCTCGTTCTACATGAAAGACGAAGACGGCAATGTACGCCGCGTAGTCTACCCGAGGCCAAAGCCGAATAATTTTGAACAGGCCACCCAGCTTGTGGTTGTGGGCGAGATGAGAAACAGCGTGTTCCACGCCAATGAAATGCTGATGAAGTGTCCCTCGAAATACAATGACGGCAGTGAACTATTGAACGCGCAGGAGAGCTGACAAAAAATGATTGCAACTGCAGGCCATCTGCTGCTCAGTGGCGCATTTCTGACATCTTTGATTGTGATGGGGCTCTACGCAGCCTCGGCTCTGAAGGATAATCTGTCCGTAGAAAGGATTGCCAACCGAATGTGGTACCTGAAGGGCGTACTGCTTCTGCTATCCTCCGCAGCGTTGGTTTATATTATCATGACCCATCAGTTTCAGTACTACTATGTCTGGAACTATACAAGTCTTGACCTGGAGACCAAATATCTATTCTCGGCATTTTATGGTGGGCAGGAGGGAAGCTTCATGCTTTGGATACTGATTTCATGCCTGGTGGGTGTGGGGCTGATTAAATGGACCCGCAAGCCCTACAAAGCTCCCGTAATGTTTGTTATGGCGCTTACACAGTTCTTTCTGCTTTCGATGATTGTTGGATGGGATCTTTCTTTCGCCAAAATAGGGGCTTCACCCTTCCGTACTATTGCCCAGGAGATGCCGAATGCCCCGTTTATTCAGGCCAATCCCGATTTTGTACCTGTTGACGGTACAGGACTCAATGATCTGCTGAAAAGCCCATGGATGATGATTCATCCGCCCATTATCTTTGTGGGATTCTCCATGATGACGGTGCCATTCGCTTTCGCAATTGCCTCGCTCTGGACGAAGACGTACCACGAATGGATCCGCCCGGCACTTCCCTGGACGCTGGCGGCAAACCTGTCACTGCTTACCGCAATCTTTCTGGGCGGATACTGGGCCTATGAAACACTCTCTTTCGGTGGTTACTGGGCGTGGGATCCTGTTGAAAATGCATCTCTGGTCCCCTGGCTCATAGGTACGGCCGGGATTCATGCCATGATTGTACAGAGAAAAAGCTCCCGTGCGCACAAAGCCTCTCTCTTCTTGTCCATTATGGCTTATGTTGCCATCGTATACCAGACCTTTTTAACCCGATCGGGTGTACTCGCCGATCAGTCTGTCCACAGTTTTGTCGATTTAGGTCTCTATGGCCAGCTTCTGATGTATATCCTGGTAATGACTTTTATGGGTTTAGGGTTCTACCTGTACAGATACAGGGATCTTCCAAGCCCGCAGAAGGAGTCCAAATTCCTAAGCAGGGAGTTTATGACGTTTACAGGCTCCATGCTGCTCCTGATCCTGGGGATAATTATCATTGTGGGAACCAGCTCACCTATTATCGGCCGGTTTTTTGTTGAAAATCCCACTCCCCCCGAAATACAGTTCTACAACGACTGGAGCATGCCCATTGCCATTATTATGGCATTTGCCACTGTGGTAGGTCAATATCTTTTCTGGCAAAAACATACATGGGAAAGTCTGGCGGGTGTAATGATCACTCCGCTGCTCCTCACATCCACCGCAACGGTAGTCTCCATTGTGCTCGGTGAGGTGAGTAACATCTACTACATGATCTATATTTTTGCGGGATGGTTTACCGTTATCGGCAATTCAACTATGCTGATAAGTCTGATTCGGAAAAATCCGAAACTGATCGGAGGTACGCTTACCCATATCGGATTTGGCGTACTGCTGCTGGGTATCATTGCGTCATCGGCTTACACGGGGCCTCTGCTTGACCAGAGAACGGCGTCCTATAATGCGCGTGTTGCCGCAGGCGAGGTGTATGATGAGGAGGGCTTTCCGGTTACCCAGCCCAGAGAGATGTTTTCACTGGATCTGAATCGTCCCACTTTGGTAAACAATGAGTATATGGTTACCTACGAAGGGTATGAGCTGTCTGATTCACCCCGCCCGGGTCAGCAGACGTACCGGCTTCGGTTCGAATCTATCGATAACGGACGCGTTTTTTACATGTATCCGGAAGTGTATCCCATGTTAACCACGTCCTCGAGAACCAATATTGAATGGTCGGTCGATCCGCATGTTCAAACCGGGTGGATGAGCGATTATTATCTCTATGTAGCGGGCAGTAAGTATGTGGAGCAAAAAAATGAAGAGCTTGAAGAACAAAACCGCAATCAGGATCCGCTTGTGTCTCTCCAGGAAGAGGCTGATGAGAGACAGACCATCGAAATAGGGCAGGGCGAATCAATTGAAGCGGGACCGTTCAGCTTCACGTTTATGAACTTTACGCCGGCCCTTGAAGAAGAACTGCCCGATAGCACTCAAATAGGCATTCGTTCACTTGTGAGAATTACGCACACTCCAAGCGGAAATGCGTTTGATGTGGAGCCGCTCTTTGCCGTATACACGGAAGATGAGGTAAGCTATACCTACTCACCCCCGCTCGAGATCGAGCGTTGGGGCATGACAGTCAGTTTTACCAGGATCTTTCCGGAGTCGGATACCATCGAACTCACTGTGGATGGTCTGGACATGGAGTTTGAGGAGGACTGGGTTCTTATTGTCGCCGAGGAGAAACCCTTTGTCTCTGTAGTGTGGCTCGGAACCTTTCTGCTGATGGGCGGATTCACCATCTCAATATTCCGCCACTGGGCCCGCGAAAAGAACACCGAAGAGAAAGAGTGAGATAACGAAGGAGAGAAGAACGGGCAATCTGCTTTAACAGTCTGTCAGGGCCAGAAGGCAGTTGTCAAACGTCAGCAATGAGACGGATAAATTGGCAACAGATCGTCTGATTACCAAAACCTCACTAATCACTACTCATTACTCAATACTCATTACTCACTAACCCACTCTGCTTTAACAGTACGTCAGGGCTACAGTATGAAGGTATTTACGTGCTAAGGTGTTGAAGCTCTGCGGAAATAACTCTTCATCGGTTCGATATTCGTCTGTTCGTCGATGGACTGTACCGGAGGGACAACGGATCGGCAGACCCATGCGCAGCTCGGGAAAAAAGCAGTGAGCAAAAAAATCCCGCTTGTCGGGCAACAAGCGGGATTGATCGTATGGTTAAGATCTTCATTCAGCCTGGCGCTGATCCACTTTCTCGCGAAACTTCTCATACAGCTGTTTATGGTTATCCATCATATCGCTTTTGCGGCCCTGGATATAGACCTGCTCAATCTGTGTGGCATACTCAATTGGGTTTCCGTCTGTTATGATGAGCGTAGCGTCCTTGCCAGTTTCCAGCGACCCAATATGATCATCGAGTCCCAGAATTTCAGCGGCTGCGGATGTTACAGCTTCGAGTGCGGCATCCGAAGGCAATCCGTATGCAATTGCGGCACCCGCTTCGTGCGGCAGGCGGTTGGCATTGGGAGCGCTTGCCCCTCCGGCGATGGAAAACCGTACACCCGCTTCATGCAGTTTGGCGGGGAGGCTGTATGCCGCATCATACGCCTGCCAGCTTCTGAAAGGTGATGAGAGAACGGATGTGAGAATGACCGGGATATTCCGGCTTTTCAGATGTTCCGATACCAGGTGCGCATCGTTACCCCCCAGAATGATTAATCTTACCTCTTCTTCGGTCGACCATGTAATTGCGTCCTGAATTTGTCGCACTTCACCTGCATTCACAACAACCGGGCGTTCCTGACTGATTACGGGAATCATCGACTCCCACCGCGAATCGAAATCAATTCTGGGTCCGTTGCCATTCACCATGGCCTGTTTTGCCTTGTGATAAGCTTTAGCATCGGCAAAGGTGCTGCGTAGCTGCCGCAGCTGATCTTGGTAGTTGGTACTTCGCGGGTTTGGCCAGTTCACAATCAGCCCTACACCCGGCTTCAGGGTCATCTCTTCCCACGACCACCCTTCAAGCATCATAGCTGCCGACTGCCCTGAAATGAGGCCGCCGCCGGGGCTTGAAACGGCTGTTAGCACACCTGCGCTTCGTGCTACCCCAATGTGGCGGCTCTCCGCATTAAACGCCCTCTCAGCGCGAACATTGGGATTTATTGGGCCTTGTTCGTTGATATCAACAGTCATACTTACAGCACCAATTTCATAAAGTCCCATCTGGCTCCATGAATCTATGAGCCCGGGGTAGATGTGCTTTCCGGTCACGTTCTCACGAACAGCCCCGGAGGGTATCGTGACATCGGTTCCTACCGCTGTAATCTTTCCTTTTTCAAAAAGGATGGTTCCGTTTTCAATTACATCACCCGCCATTGTGTGAATGGTGCCGCCGGTGAGTGCAACCGGCTGCGACTGCACTGGGGCCGGAATCTGAGAAATCGCCGGCTGAACGCTTAGGGTTAGCAGGACGATAAACGCAATAGCTGACATGGTTTTCATAGTCAATGTCTTTTGAATGTTAAAAACTGAATTGAGGATTAGTCGGGTACTGAATCGCGTTTTAGTCATTGTTATCCTCCAGGATTAGTTCTATCAGCTGTGCACGCTCATCTTCAACACGGCGCTGCAGAATTAAATCTTCCTCAAGATCGAAATATTTACGTCCGTCAATCCAGGTCTGCTCCGGTTTTGAGAAGGTGGAAAGTGGATCTCCCGACCAGATTACAAAATCGGCGTCTTTACCGGGCTCGAGGGAGCCTACCTTGTCATCAATTCCAAGTACTTTTGCTGGGCTGAGGGTCACCAGCTCAAGCGCATCGACCGGATCCATTCCCGTACGCACCATTTTCGCTGCTTCCCAGTTCATCCGTGATGCAATCTGACTATTGTCTGAATGGAGGGAAGTGAGTACGCCGGCCTCGGTCAGCAGTCGTGCATTGTAGTTGGTGTTGTCAAACGCCTCAATTTTAAAAGCACCCCAGTCGGACCATACGACCGCAGCTGCACCATGCTCTGCAAGTTCCGGTGCTACCTTATAAGCTTCAACACCGTGATGAAATGCTTTGATTCTGAAATCAAAATCTTCAGCAAGCCTCATAAGCATCAGTATTTCGTCGTGCCGATAACTGTGCGACTGAACCAGGATGTCTCCGTTCAGAATGTCCACAATGGCATCCAGACGCAGGTTTCGCCGGGGCGGAATACCCTCCTGTGTCCGATTCCATTCATTCCACCGGGCTTCATAGTCACGCGCCATCCGGAAACGGTCGGCTATGATCTGCTCGGTGCCCATGCGCGTTTCAGGATAGCGATCGCTGCCTACACGCTTAGGATTTTCCCCAAGCGCGAATTTTACCGTTCGCGGAGCTCCTTCAATCGGCAGGTCGTCTGAAAGGGCGCCCCACCTCATTTTAATGGCAATGTTTTGCCCCCCGATCGGGTTGGCGGAACCGTGCATGGCGTGGGCTGAGGTGAGTCCACCGGCTGCCTGACGATACATCCATATGTTATAGATGTCGAGTACATCCTTCATGCGAACTTCGGGTACGATTGCATTACCGACCTCATTCACTCCGTTTATACCGGAATGGATGTGGGGATCGATAAGTCCCGGTGTTACGTGCCTGCCCTCTGCATCAATAACCAGGGCATTTCTGGGAGCGCGCAGATCGGTACCGATCTCAGCAACTTTACCTTCTGTGATCAGCAGATCGCCGTTCTCCAGAACACCGTCCGGCCCCATGGTCCACAAAGTTGCATTTTGCACAAGGATATTTCGGGGCATATCAGGAAGAGACTCTCTTCCAAATTCCATAGAGGGACGCAGATCCGCAAGCTCAACGCTTCGGTTAAGCTCAGAAGGCTCCCTATCCTCACTTGCTTCAGCATCAGCGGTTCTGCTTGCTGACCATTCAATGCGGTCCTGGCCGGTTACTTCACCCCAGCCAATCATTCCGCCTGCTGAAACAGAAGCGGTAAGCCGAACCCTGCCGTTAAGGCCGGTCGCTGATCCGTCAAAATCGGCACGAAAGCGCCTTTCTACATCCTGCGCTGATACATTCATCAGCTCAATTTCTTCGTTGTTCACCGTGAGGCTTCCTCCCAGGCGTCCCGGTCTCGTTTCCCGTATCACCATCTCACCGCTCAAAGAACCGTTAATGCCCAGTGTAACCTCCCAGGTACCTCTGGGATCCATCTCTTTTTCCGGGTTAATGATAAACTGCCGGCCATCTACCCAGACATCCAGGATGCGCGTACCATCTTCAAATACGTCGCCGTCTGCTATGACCAGGTTCGCAGTCTTGCCGGATTCAATGGTGCCATGTGTACCGTCAATTCCGATTAAAGCAGCGGGATGGGTGGTAAGTGAAGCCAGCGCTGCTTCTTTACTGAAACCCAGTTTAACGGCTTTTCGAAGGTTCGGGTGAAAATCCCCGGCTTTCTCCAGCCCGTCGGTTGTAAGCGAAAAACGAATACCGGCCTCTTCCAGCCGATACGGGTTTTCAGGAGCCAGATACCAGTGACGCAGGTCTTCAAGATCTTCATTGAGAGCATCCTCAGGGGTTTCGATATCGGGTGTTTCAGGGTAGGCCAGTGGAAGAACAATCGGTACATTTGCATCCTGAAGAACATCTGTAAGCTTGTATTCGTGGCCATTTCCTTTTATCCAGGGGGTGATATCGAATTCATCCGTGAACCGCAACGCACGCAGAATCTCTTCATCATTATTTGTCTCAAAAAGTACGGGCTGAGAACCGTCAATCGTATTGCTTAGAGAGGCGAGCGATGTGTTCCACTCCGGCCGCGATAGTCCGGAAGGATTGTTTTCATAAATGCGGTGTGCCCTGTTATGCCAGTCTGCATCATAGAATGTTTGTCTGATGAGTGCAATGGCGCCTGTTGGTGATGTTGGATATGAGTATCCCAGTTCCGAACTTCTTCTCAGGCTTACGGCATGCGCCACACCCGGCCTTACCACACGCTCAGCGATCGATTTGGTGCCCAGGCTTATGGCGCTCGCCTGCCCGCGGAAAATACCAAGGGGTGGAACAATAAGTGCAGTAGTAAAACCTTCTGCGCGGAGTTCTTCGCTTCCGTCGTCTTCCGGATCATACTCCTCTTCAGCCCGCAGATTTGAACGTACCTGCGGATTCCATGAACGTGAACCCCGGTCGAGCTCTTCGCGGGGTGACTTCATGCCTACATTTGTGTATGCGTCTATGAAGCCCGGGTAGATGGTTTTACCCTCCATGTCCCAGATTCGTGCATCGGCAGGTACGCTTACATTCCGGCCGGCCGATTCAATAACGCCATCGCGAATCACAAGCGTACCGTTCTGTATTACTCTGCCGGGAGAAGTTACAATTGTAGCATTGGTGAAAGCATGAACAGCCGGCGTGTTGTCTTTTATGCCATCAACTGGTGATGTTTGCGACAGCGCCTGAACAGTGAACGAGAGGCTGAATGTTATAAAAAGAAAAGCGAATACGGGTAGGTGTAAGGATGGGTAGAAATTGCTCAAAAAGCGGAGTGTGGCTTTCTTCATAAAAAGAGTCAGGATGTGTTTAGGTTGCGGTACTGTTTTAACGGAATGACTATCTCAATCACGGCTCAGTCTGATATGAGATGTGAGTGGAGAGGTTTACCCCGGGTCTGAATCATCTTTGAAGGGGATCAATCAGGCCCCCGTCAACAAATTCAGAACGTCAACTGTTGAAAATAGTTTGTAGACAGCAGAATGGAAGCAAAAAGTTGTAAATCGCCAAAAACTTTTTTTAGCGTCAATCTTCCCAGTTGCTTGTCATGAACACCTGGTGGCATCATTATCTTTTGGGCAGGGTCTCCTCCAGAAAACGAAATGTTGTTGCCGGAAATGGTTTTTGTGCAAAAAGAAAACCTTCGCCAAACTCAAAGCCGGCGAGGTGGCCAAAGTGGCTGGCCCGTGCACGCAATGCCCTGAAGAAACCCGGATCCGAAATATAGGTCTCGGGTT comes from Rhodohalobacter mucosus and encodes:
- a CDS encoding CcmD family protein, translating into MFAQEESPVRVDTLTESYSGRWEGTEGVEESSAFIQFMASDDLIWVVLGVSLIIWFVLLFFMIRVDKKVSKLEKTVTQSQHDEPAGSEKEIEGKES
- a CDS encoding cytochrome c maturation protein CcmE, coding for MKPKLILGILAIVLFTSLLMYNFGNSISTYVNFEQAENRATSHVVGTWDDSRDYGFSRDTMQFSFYMKDEDGNVRRVVYPRPKPNNFEQATQLVVVGEMRNSVFHANEMLMKCPSKYNDGSELLNAQES
- the ccsA gene encoding cytochrome c biogenesis protein CcsA, which encodes MKAWKYIVAGWMTLVIVLGFSIEIPQIDILEQTARNLFLHVPMWFTMMVAFAMAFYYSVRYLNDEHMKWDRKAETATAVGLVFGICGLLTGSLWARFTWGTWWTFAEPRMNLSALAMLIFVAYFILRSAFTDEEKKAKISAVYNIFGVTTIPFLLYIIPRQLPSLHPGAEGNPAFSEITAPELRLIFYPAVIGFIGIAVWLMDIVNRYKQVKELSESGL
- a CDS encoding amidohydrolase family protein; the protein is MKKATLRFLSNFYPSLHLPVFAFLFITFSLSFTVQALSQTSPVDGIKDNTPAVHAFTNATIVTSPGRVIQNGTLVIRDGVIESAGRNVSVPADARIWDMEGKTIYPGFIDAYTNVGMKSPREELDRGSRSWNPQVRSNLRAEEEYDPEDDGSEELRAEGFTTALIVPPLGIFRGQASAISLGTKSIAERVVRPGVAHAVSLRRSSELGYSYPTSPTGAIALIRQTFYDADWHNRAHRIYENNPSGLSRPEWNTSLASLSNTIDGSQPVLFETNNDEEILRALRFTDEFDITPWIKGNGHEYKLTDVLQDANVPIVLPLAYPETPDIETPEDALNEDLEDLRHWYLAPENPYRLEEAGIRFSLTTDGLEKAGDFHPNLRKAVKLGFSKEAALASLTTHPAALIGIDGTHGTIESGKTANLVIADGDVFEDGTRILDVWVDGRQFIINPEKEMDPRGTWEVTLGINGSLSGEMVIRETRPGRLGGSLTVNNEEIELMNVSAQDVERRFRADFDGSATGLNGRVRLTASVSAGGMIGWGEVTGQDRIEWSASRTADAEASEDREPSELNRSVELADLRPSMEFGRESLPDMPRNILVQNATLWTMGPDGVLENGDLLITEGKVAEIGTDLRAPRNALVIDAEGRHVTPGLIDPHIHSGINGVNEVGNAIVPEVRMKDVLDIYNIWMYRQAAGGLTSAHAMHGSANPIGGQNIAIKMRWGALSDDLPIEGAPRTVKFALGENPKRVGSDRYPETRMGTEQIIADRFRMARDYEARWNEWNRTQEGIPPRRNLRLDAIVDILNGDILVQSHSYRHDEILMLMRLAEDFDFRIKAFHHGVEAYKVAPELAEHGAAAVVWSDWGAFKIEAFDNTNYNARLLTEAGVLTSLHSDNSQIASRMNWEAAKMVRTGMDPVDALELVTLSPAKVLGIDDKVGSLEPGKDADFVIWSGDPLSTFSKPEQTWIDGRKYFDLEEDLILQRRVEDERAQLIELILEDNND
- the ccsA gene encoding cytochrome c biogenesis protein CcsA, whose protein sequence is MIATAGHLLLSGAFLTSLIVMGLYAASALKDNLSVERIANRMWYLKGVLLLLSSAALVYIIMTHQFQYYYVWNYTSLDLETKYLFSAFYGGQEGSFMLWILISCLVGVGLIKWTRKPYKAPVMFVMALTQFFLLSMIVGWDLSFAKIGASPFRTIAQEMPNAPFIQANPDFVPVDGTGLNDLLKSPWMMIHPPIIFVGFSMMTVPFAFAIASLWTKTYHEWIRPALPWTLAANLSLLTAIFLGGYWAYETLSFGGYWAWDPVENASLVPWLIGTAGIHAMIVQRKSSRAHKASLFLSIMAYVAIVYQTFLTRSGVLADQSVHSFVDLGLYGQLLMYILVMTFMGLGFYLYRYRDLPSPQKESKFLSREFMTFTGSMLLLILGIIIIVGTSSPIIGRFFVENPTPPEIQFYNDWSMPIAIIMAFATVVGQYLFWQKHTWESLAGVMITPLLLTSTATVVSIVLGEVSNIYYMIYIFAGWFTVIGNSTMLISLIRKNPKLIGGTLTHIGFGVLLLGIIASSAYTGPLLDQRTASYNARVAAGEVYDEEGFPVTQPREMFSLDLNRPTLVNNEYMVTYEGYELSDSPRPGQQTYRLRFESIDNGRVFYMYPEVYPMLTTSSRTNIEWSVDPHVQTGWMSDYYLYVAGSKYVEQKNEELEEQNRNQDPLVSLQEEADERQTIEIGQGESIEAGPFSFTFMNFTPALEEELPDSTQIGIRSLVRITHTPSGNAFDVEPLFAVYTEDEVSYTYSPPLEIERWGMTVSFTRIFPESDTIELTVDGLDMEFEEDWVLIVAEEKPFVSVVWLGTFLLMGGFTISIFRHWAREKNTEEKE
- a CDS encoding amidohydrolase family protein, translated to MKTMSAIAFIVLLTLSVQPAISQIPAPVQSQPVALTGGTIHTMAGDVIENGTILFEKGKITAVGTDVTIPSGAVRENVTGKHIYPGLIDSWSQMGLYEIGAVSMTVDINEQGPINPNVRAERAFNAESRHIGVARSAGVLTAVSSPGGGLISGQSAAMMLEGWSWEEMTLKPGVGLIVNWPNPRSTNYQDQLRQLRSTFADAKAYHKAKQAMVNGNGPRIDFDSRWESMIPVISQERPVVVNAGEVRQIQDAITWSTEEEVRLIILGGNDAHLVSEHLKSRNIPVILTSVLSSPFRSWQAYDAAYSLPAKLHEAGVRFSIAGGASAPNANRLPHEAGAAIAYGLPSDAALEAVTSAAAEILGLDDHIGSLETGKDATLIITDGNPIEYATQIEQVYIQGRKSDMMDNHKQLYEKFREKVDQRQAE